A genome region from Paenibacillus pabuli includes the following:
- a CDS encoding SPOR domain-containing protein, with product MSNARMTFRFGENESDKPDHKDEKVVGTFPSLSDEISQSTARMDPTPSWTPEDIPVDWGETTLSGTSILESEQRNERNSGPVQSTYVYSDQAVYPDENERELPDDSNDVGHDWMADRDNYSYKRNRPPRGWKMIGSVTGALVTGALFGMVILSFFNREGTGPEVLPQTNQPVSSVTGVQGQSGTDQQAQSALSGGSYYALQYGVFSSPERAEQAKLELSQAGIAAGTDPDDGNRVYAGISSDREEAKLLSSRLKAEGVELYVKEIAYPAVDAAAIGMNQEDVQLFFSSSNALVEQLSTLSIGQLGQANPEPVGAETMTALQNQHQAWTTGVGKLSAGLGQEAVPMVSAMEKSMNSAITAVAEYNKNPSDVHMWAVQADLMDYVLQQKKWLEGIKQ from the coding sequence GTGAGCAATGCTAGAATGACGTTTCGTTTTGGGGAGAACGAGTCGGACAAGCCGGATCATAAGGATGAGAAGGTGGTTGGAACCTTTCCATCCTTATCGGATGAGATATCGCAAAGTACAGCAAGGATGGATCCTACGCCTTCATGGACACCGGAGGATATCCCTGTAGATTGGGGAGAGACCACGCTGAGCGGGACAAGCATACTGGAGTCTGAACAGAGAAATGAACGGAACTCGGGTCCTGTACAGTCGACGTATGTTTATTCGGATCAAGCGGTGTATCCTGACGAAAACGAGAGAGAGCTTCCCGATGACAGTAATGATGTGGGCCATGACTGGATGGCGGATCGTGATAATTACTCCTACAAGCGAAATCGCCCTCCGAGGGGCTGGAAGATGATTGGTTCGGTCACGGGAGCGCTGGTCACCGGTGCCCTTTTCGGTATGGTTATTCTTTCGTTTTTTAATCGGGAAGGAACAGGCCCAGAGGTACTTCCTCAAACCAATCAACCAGTATCGAGTGTAACGGGAGTGCAGGGTCAATCAGGGACGGACCAACAAGCACAGTCAGCGCTTAGCGGAGGCAGCTACTATGCGCTTCAGTATGGCGTTTTTAGTTCACCTGAACGTGCTGAACAGGCTAAGCTTGAACTCTCACAGGCTGGAATTGCCGCAGGAACGGATCCGGACGATGGGAATCGGGTGTATGCAGGCATCTCTTCTGACCGTGAGGAAGCTAAACTGCTGAGCTCCCGTCTCAAAGCAGAGGGCGTAGAGTTGTATGTCAAAGAGATTGCATATCCTGCAGTGGACGCTGCTGCTATCGGTATGAATCAGGAGGATGTTCAGCTTTTCTTCAGCAGCAGCAACGCATTGGTGGAGCAGCTATCCACATTGTCCATCGGGCAGCTTGGTCAAGCAAATCCTGAGCCTGTAGGCGCGGAAACGATGACCGCATTACAGAATCAGCACCAGGCTTGGACAACAGGGGTGGGAAAACTCTCGGCAGGTCTCGGACAAGAAGCGGTACCGATGGTTTCAGCCATGGAAAAATCGATGAACAGCGCAATTACGGCAGTGGCCGAGTACAACAAAAATCCCTCCGATGTACACATGTGGGCTGTACAAGCGGATCTGATGGATTATGTCCTGCAACAGAAAAAATGGCTTGAGGGGATTAAGCAATAA
- a CDS encoding DUF4321 domain-containing protein, producing MKKNFGMLILFLLLGWMAGAWIAKALQPVKAVAILTKATTIRWSPQADLDIISYDISFQFQMSLLSLIGIIAAVWLYRRL from the coding sequence ATGAAAAAAAACTTCGGCATGTTAATACTGTTTCTTCTGCTCGGCTGGATGGCCGGAGCGTGGATCGCCAAGGCACTGCAGCCAGTCAAGGCTGTTGCCATTCTAACCAAAGCCACGACCATACGTTGGTCACCGCAGGCTGATCTGGATATTATCAGTTATGACATTTCATTTCAATTTCAAATGAGCCTCCTCAGTTTGATTGGTATTATTGCGGCTGTATGGCTGTATCGTAGACTGTAG
- a CDS encoding Maf family protein → MNKSQSRPIILASTSPRRKDLLASLQLAFKVIPSHADEDTPPEWTPEQTVQELAMRKAMAVYRALEGQEQDAIIVGSDTVVVLDGDILGKPVDQQDAEHMLARLQGRTHHVFTGVACIDAGNGKSVVHYRQTEVTMKELSEATIGAYVQTGEPMDKAGSYAIQGIGASLIDRIEGCYFNVVGLPLSLLSDMLDGFGVHVLPRA, encoded by the coding sequence TTGAATAAATCACAATCGCGCCCTATTATTCTGGCCTCCACTTCGCCACGGCGCAAGGATCTGCTCGCTTCACTTCAACTAGCTTTCAAAGTAATACCAAGCCATGCGGATGAAGATACACCGCCGGAATGGACACCAGAGCAGACGGTTCAGGAACTCGCCATGCGCAAAGCGATGGCCGTCTATCGTGCTCTTGAAGGTCAGGAACAGGACGCTATCATTGTAGGCAGTGACACTGTCGTTGTGCTGGATGGAGACATTCTGGGCAAACCTGTGGATCAACAGGATGCTGAACATATGCTAGCAAGACTCCAGGGACGTACACATCATGTGTTCACTGGTGTGGCATGTATTGATGCCGGAAATGGAAAGTCCGTTGTGCATTATCGGCAGACGGAGGTAACGATGAAGGAGCTGTCCGAGGCAACGATCGGGGCGTATGTCCAAACAGGCGAGCCTATGGACAAAGCAGGATCGTATGCGATTCAAGGAATTGGCGCTTCACTGATAGACCGCATTGAAGGATGCTACTTTAATGTAGTGGGCTTGCCTCTTTCCCTGCTCAGCGATATGTTGGATGGATTCGGAGTCCATGTGCTGCCGCGAGCCTGA
- the radC gene encoding RadC family protein codes for MESPQYMMRDIPHEERPRERMMEYGAGALSHAELLAILLRTGTRQESAVHMAQRILTEAGGIRPLMDMSLNEMTAMKGIGMAKAVQLKAGIELGHRIAKSRRVQSPSIRTPRDAADILLEQLRYLQKEHFVCLFLNSKNHIIAQETLSMGSLNASIVHPREVFRAAIKCSSASIVCAHNHPSGDPTPSPEDIQITKRLIEAGSIVGIDVLDHIIIGDGTYVSLKEKGLV; via the coding sequence ATGGAGTCGCCTCAGTACATGATGCGCGACATCCCCCATGAAGAACGCCCGAGAGAACGCATGATGGAATATGGGGCGGGCGCTTTAAGCCATGCAGAACTGCTGGCTATTTTACTTCGGACGGGTACAAGGCAGGAATCAGCAGTGCACATGGCACAGCGTATTCTCACCGAAGCAGGTGGCATTCGTCCGTTAATGGATATGAGTCTGAACGAGATGACTGCAATGAAAGGAATTGGTATGGCCAAGGCGGTTCAGCTCAAGGCTGGTATTGAACTTGGTCACCGGATTGCGAAGAGTAGACGGGTACAATCTCCTTCCATCCGTACACCTCGTGATGCAGCAGATATTCTGCTCGAGCAGCTGCGTTACTTACAGAAGGAACACTTTGTGTGCCTTTTCCTGAATAGCAAAAATCATATTATTGCCCAGGAAACACTCTCCATGGGCAGCCTTAATGCTTCAATTGTACATCCACGTGAAGTGTTTCGTGCTGCCATCAAATGCAGCAGTGCCTCGATCGTATGCGCACACAATCATCCGAGTGGTGATCCAACGCCCAGTCCTGAGGATATCCAAATAACCAAAAGGCTGATCGAAGCAGGTTCAATCGTGGGAATAGATGTGCTGGACCACATCATTATCGGCGATGGAACATACGTAAGTTTGAAGGAGAAGGGCTTAGTATAA
- a CDS encoding rod shape-determining protein: MFGGFTKDLGIDLGTANTLVYVRGKGIVVREPSVVALRTDTKSIEAVGESAKKMIGRTPGNIRAIRPMKDGVIADFDTTATMIKYFIRQAQKQRSMFQRHPNVMVCVPSGITAVEQRAVEDATKQAGAREAYTIEEPFAAAIGADLPVWEPTGSMVVDIGGGTTEVAVISLGGIVTSRSVRVAGDEMDESIIQYIKRQYNLMIGERTSEQLKMEIGSAMPLEQVETMEIRGRDLVTGLPKTITITSDEISEALADTVNAIVEAVKVTLEKCPPELAADIMDRGIVLTGGGALLRNLDKLLAGETGMPVIVAENPLDCVAIGTGKALENIHLFKSRSSSAVRSKR; this comes from the coding sequence ATGTTTGGTGGTTTTACGAAAGATTTGGGTATTGATTTGGGGACAGCGAATACGCTGGTTTATGTACGTGGAAAAGGAATTGTGGTGCGGGAGCCTTCGGTGGTTGCTCTGCGGACAGATACCAAGAGCATTGAGGCTGTTGGGGAATCTGCAAAGAAAATGATCGGACGTACTCCTGGTAACATTCGTGCCATTCGTCCGATGAAAGACGGCGTTATTGCCGATTTTGATACAACGGCAACGATGATCAAATATTTTATTCGCCAGGCGCAAAAACAGCGCTCGATGTTCCAGCGTCATCCGAACGTTATGGTATGTGTGCCATCCGGAATTACAGCAGTAGAACAACGTGCGGTTGAAGATGCAACCAAACAGGCCGGTGCGCGTGAAGCATACACGATTGAAGAGCCATTTGCAGCTGCCATTGGTGCAGATCTTCCGGTATGGGAACCAACAGGCAGCATGGTTGTGGACATCGGTGGCGGAACGACAGAAGTGGCAGTGATTTCCCTCGGGGGGATCGTAACAAGCCGTTCCGTTCGTGTAGCTGGTGATGAGATGGACGAATCAATCATCCAGTATATTAAACGTCAGTACAATCTGATGATTGGTGAGCGTACATCTGAACAGTTGAAAATGGAAATCGGATCAGCTATGCCACTGGAACAAGTGGAAACGATGGAAATTCGCGGTCGCGATCTCGTAACAGGCCTGCCTAAGACCATCACGATTACATCGGATGAAATCAGCGAAGCTCTGGCAGATACGGTAAATGCTATTGTTGAAGCTGTTAAAGTAACTTTGGAAAAATGTCCTCCTGAGCTTGCGGCAGATATTATGGACCGCGGTATCGTGTTGACTGGCGGCGGCGCCTTGCTCCGCAATCTGGACAAGCTGCTGGCTGGTGAGACAGGTATGCCGGTCATCGTAGCTGAAAATCCACTCGATTGTGTAGCAATCGGAACAGGTAAAGCTCTGGAGAACATCCATTTGTTCAAAAGCAGAAGCAGTTCGGCAGTTCGTTCCAAACGTTAA